Genomic DNA from Candidozyma auris chromosome 1, complete sequence:
AAAAGCTCGAAGAGATTGTTTACACCCAGCTAAGAACTACGGATCCCGTTACTACACGAGAATCATTCGTGCGACTGGCGAATTGGAATCTCTTCGCAGAACTTTTGGGATATATGTCCGAGAAACGTTTCGTTAGTGTAAGCGATAGGTTTATCGCagatcttgagaaagtACCGTCTTCTGTGAAGCAAACTGAAGAGCCCAACATTTGCTTACTTATTCAAGGTATGAAGCACCTTAAGCTCTCGAATTATCCATTGGAGGCTTTTGAGGAAAGTGCAGAATTTCTCCAGTCTCTCACTAAATTTTTCTCGCAATCCCACAATCACGTAATCTCAATTGCGTATGCAAAGGTGATAAGTGATCTAATCTTACCTTTGGCAACTCTGTTAACGGCAGAGGCTAACCACCCTCTTTGGGTAGAGACGATCACTAAAATCTTCGAGAAGGCCACAGTACTTTGCAATCATTCTTCAGCAAGACTTGTAAACAATGCTACACTGTCAATCCCAAGTATGTCATCCAATGAAGTTGCAGCTAGTGCAAACGATTGGGCTATAGCTGTGGAATTGATGACGTCTAGTTTGGTTGTTGCTCCAAAGGAATTGTTTGCAGATCATTGGTTCAAGATGATTGAATTGAATGCTTCCAAGCTAAAGCCCAAAGGCGACATTGCTGATAAGACTACACTTATGGTGTGTGCGTCTAGACTACTCTGGGTTTACATGAACAGGCTTCCTGATACACTCAACAACACTATGAAGCGCCTTGAGaatttctttgagctcattttctttggtcCGCAAGTCTCAGGTAAGAAGCAATGGATTGTATTGGACACTAATTTGATTAATGCTACATCTGAAGTCATAAGAATAGTCggttttcatcattttaATTTCGTTCTTGAGAATGTGATCttgaaacttttgaaaagcaGCTTCAATGGACTGACACTCGAGAACTGTTCTCCAGAGAAGCTCATTTTGGTCATTGAATCTTATATGCTTTGTTTGAAAGATCTAAAGCTGGGCGAGAAGCCAAAGTTCCCTACTGACAAGGTATTTCTGGAGGAGTTTGCATTTCGTTTCTGCCCACCTGACAACATCCAGAAGAGCAATAAGGTAGGTTTAACTAAAGATCAAAATCGTGAGCTTCGGAAGTGGAATAAAATTATGTTTGATTTCAAGAGCATAAAAAACTTTGAATCCCACGAAGACATATGTCGAACGATTGCATTGCTATTCAAACTACTTGACAATAGATGCGGCATGTCTGGATGGACAAGCTCGGAGGGACCGGCGAGCGTGGGTAACAATGTTAAATCCTCtttctcgagcttctctttcgGCTTGGACTTTTCATATCAAACATCTAGGGATGTAAACAAGGATCTTTTTGCGGCAATAATAAATGCTTGCGCTTGGTCAATTGCTCCTCTTGCTATCGACAAGGGCGCCTCAGGTATCGGAATAAGCTTCAAAGGTTGTGCTGAGATACTCATAAGAAACAGCATTCATTATAATGCTCAGATCGCGAATGCGTCTGTCAACGCACTTCTCAAGCTAGCTTCTAGAAAGGGAGCCGGTGAACTTATAACTATCTTTGGCAAGGTAGCTTTTCGGCTCACAGAGAAACCGGGCCCCCACTATGAATCAGACTACTTTAATTCTGAAGAGTTTTTGAGATTGTTACGAATTTATGTTGAGCTCCTCAGATGTTGGTCGATGCAATTTAGTCAGGAAGCGGAAGACTTCTTAGCTCAACAGGATAATGAACTTATGAACAGCGATGTCCTTAACGACCTTTATCAAATTAATTACAAGGCTCCTGACTTGACCAATTTGGAGATCCCCACCACCAAATGGAAACCTTATGAGGAACTCGAATGGAAGAATATAGTGACTGTCGTTGAAGAGGTCGAGGGTAACGgactttttttcttgtgttCACAAGATAGTCGAGTGAGATCACTTGCTCTATcaattttgagaattgtTGAACAGTTCGATCAGTCACTTTACCACTTTACGGATAGAAAAAAGGAGCCTTCGCCTAGCTCTGGTGGCACCATGAAAGGTCATTCAAGAAATTCCTCAAAGTATGTGGCAGACGAGGGGACAAGGTTAATTCATGTACTAGAAGAGGTGGACCTCATGAGTCTTTTAAAGCCCTTGAAGCGTGATTTGAGTGTTCCTGAGCGTACAAGGCTCTCAAAGATCAAAGCCAAGAAGGGTCTCTTGACCAAATTTGCTAGCTCAGACCATGGTGTTGACAGTACCATCTGGTTCAGGATATATCCTAAGTTGTTGGATATTTTCTTCGAACGATGTCCCATGCCTGTTGCGATGTGTCGCTCAATTGTTTGTGTGAGACTCGTACAAATGCATGAGTTGGTGCTCGAATTTTCGGAAAACTATAAGAACTACACATCATCTctattttcaagaagctcgacTTCCACGCCACCTGAAGTTCTAATCAACCAATGGAAACTATACTTGATTTTTGCATGCTGCTCATTGACCAGCACGAACGATCAAAAAATTTCGTTTCCGTCGCAGCCAACCCATGGACATAAGAAGCTGTTGACCATGTATATTCAGCATCAGAAAATTACAAGTGCAAAGTCCGTATTTCGGATGGTCCTTCCTTTACTCAGCTCTCTTCAGCCTATGATTAGGGATGCGGTAATTGCTGGGTTAAGTTCGATCAATATAAACATTTTCAAAACTCTTGCTGAGAATCTTCCTGACTCGATGAACGAATGGGAGCCGGATAATCACAAAAGAGATATTTCGGAGGACCGTGTGCGTATTGAGATTGTTCACATTTTGAGTATAATTACCAGTCGCTTCAAGTCTAACAATATTCTCTACGATGATGAAACAACTGTTTCCAACCTTGTTTCAATCATTAAGAACGGCAAAGTATTTCTATCGGCTCCTTTCGTTCAAACTCTGCCTGATTTTCAACGTTTGCGTTGCTATTTTGCTGCACTTCTCGAGAACGTGTTTCTTGGGTTAAAAGAGAAACTGGACCTCGATAACTGGTTGCCTTTTGAAGCACGTATTGGCTGTTTTAACTACTTGAAAGAATGGTGCGGATATGGTGATTCCAAGGATatacttgaagagagaacACAAGTGATGATTTCGTTTGCGAAACAATTCAAAGAGCCCGCTACAGCGATTGGATTGTTGGAAATCGATATCAAAGCACTTCAAATTGCATCCTTGAGCTGTATGGCCAAACTTTGCTCTGGAGCTTTAAAACAATCATTAGTAGTTCCAGGAAAAACTGCTGTTCTCTCTTTCGACATAAAAAGCGTCATGAATTGGGTTCATGAAATCATACTCTCGGACAACGAGAGGGTGCTTGAGATGGGTAAATCTGCACTAAAGAACATAATGGatatcaacatcaacaatgATGATATTTACCAAGAGGTCTTGCGTCAGTGTTACAATCCTGGCAACTCCGCAAAAGTAAAGGAAGTTTACTATACCAACCTTGTGTATGCTTTCCTCAAACATAGGAAGATTGAAAGTATGCCTCACGATATTTTCTGCCTTTCGACCTTTTTGGTAGGCACTGACTCATATCTGACGAGAGTGTCGGCAATTGAACTATTGAAGTCCATGGAAAGCAGATTCCTAAAAACAACAACTGCAGATTATTTTACTGAAAGTGTCTGTTGTACAACCATGGTCGTTTACAAGaaggttctttttgaaatttctGTAAAACTTGCTTCACTTCATTCCAAAGACGCATTTACGTTCATCAGCTTTTTAACCAAGTACTTCAATCTAGTGGGGAACTCTACAAGAAGGGATATCTTGGCTTGCTTGTTGCCATGGGTTCAAACTGTCGAATTGAAATATAAGAGCAAGGAGGAGGAAACATTATCTGAACCTCAAACGCAGTCTCAGCCCTTCAACAACGAAATTGATGCTCCATCCTTGATGGTGCTTAATAATTTATTTGAAATAACTGTGAAGTTCAGTAAAAAGATATCGAATGAAGTTGAGGCTCTCTGGGTTGCTCTAGGGACAAAACAAAGCAATTTCGACATCATTGTCGAATACATCATGCGAAACTgtcttgaaagaagaaattcgAGCTTCGTCTCTTATTCAAGACAGATCATAGCTTATCTTGTCTATTCTCAGCCAGATTCATCCATCATTATTAGTAGGATGATCGGGAATTTACAACCCAAGGCAATGATACCTCATCCTTTCTCTCTGGCGGCTTCTAGAAGGGCAGACCTTGTGGAGGGGTTCCCATATACTGCTAACTTGACTGAGTTGCTCTCGCAGAATTCAAAAGAGTCTGCCTTCTCTTTGGGCCAATTGTCAATGGTCTTCTTAGTTGACTTGTTCCGATCCAATAACGAGATGATCATTCCACATTTGCCGTTGCTCTTACATGTCTGTTTCTCGTTACTTGACCATTATTTCTACGTTGTACAAGAACAAGCTGCCTCGCTTCTTATTTACCTAGTGCATTCTATTGCACCCAACACTCCCAAATCGATTCAGACAATCGAGATCTTAAGACATAAAGATCACTTTAAGTATCTATGGGTTTATGATGATCTCAATAATGATAAAAAAGGTGGCATAACACCCAGAAATATGGACTCTTTGGTGAGAAAGATCTTAGAAATATTTGCTCCAACAGTACCAAATTTGCAAGCTGATTGGAGTCGTGTTTCTTTAAAATGGGCAACAACTTGTGCTGTGCGTCACATTGCTTGTCGCTCTTTCCAAATCTTTAGATCTCTATTATCGttccttgatcaagcaaTGCTAAAAGACATGTTGCACCGTCTTTCTAACACTATCGCTGACGAGTCGAGCGATATCCAAGGCTTCGCCATGCAGATCTTGATGACTCTCAATGCAATCACTGCGGAGTTGGATTCTGAGAGTTTGATTGATTTTCCTCAACTCTTCTGGTCAAGTGTCGCTTGTCTTTCAACAATACATGAACATGAGTTTATTGAGACTATATCAACGATGTCAAAGTTTGTTTCCAAAATTGATCTTGACGCTCCGGACACCATATCCTGTCTTATTTCGACTTTTCCACCCAAATGGGAAGGTAGATTTGAGGGTTTGCAGCAAATCGTCATGGTTGGTTTAAGATCTTCAGTTGCTTGGGAGCCGACAATCAAATTTTTGGACAAACTCAATCACTTGAAGGATAGCGAAATTATTGGTTCTGGGGATCACAGGCTTTTTGTTGCCATCGTTGCTAATCTTCCTAGGTTTCTCCATGCACTTGAGGAGCAAAATATTACTCctgaaattgaagaggCCTGCAATCTTATCGGGGAAATGGCTGCCACGTGCAACAAACCGGCATTGGCTAGAATTTTGAACTCAGTGGCAAAGTCCAAATTTCGCTCGAAGAAGGACTTTTTGGTTCAAACTATATCAACTATACGAACCAGTTTCTTCCCTGACTATGAAGCCCAGACTTTGGTTTTATTGTTAAGTTTGCTTTCAAATGAAATTCCCTGGGTCAAGCTTGAGACCTTAAACATATTGAAGCATACCCTTCCACTCGTGGATTTGCTGAAGGATGACTTCGTTGGTGTCGGTGCTGATCTTATCTCTCCATTGTTGAGACTTCTTCTCACAGAGTACGCTGAGCCAGCGCTTGAAGTTCTCGATGAAGCAGTGGTGATATCCGGATCTCAGCTCGATAAAGACATCTTAAGAATGAGTTTAGGAAATTCttcgatgaagaaagagtaCGAGCAGACAGCCACTCTTTTTGGCATACCGGAATCCAGTGGGTGGGCTATCCCTATGCCAGCTGTTACTGCCGCTAGCACGAGAAACAACATACATGCAGTTTTTGAAACATGTAACGAGAGCTCTACTGTTGaggaaaagcaaaaggACTTTGCTGACGAGGAGATTGAATTCTTAATGGAGGATTACTACGAGTCTGAGGTGGATCATGCCGACGGTGCATCTACGGTCAATGAAGTGCCTGGTGCAACACTCAGCAATATGTGGGCGGCACTAGATGATTTCGACTCATTCTTTACAAAGGATACTGATCAGAGGTCCAACTTGGTTTCTAATATGACTACCAATGGAAAAAATTTCTCCGGCAGAAATGTCAAGCAGCATGCCCAATCGGCATCCATTGATACCAAAGAGAGTACCAGTAGTGACTTGACGTCACCAATTGATTCCGCTCCACATGTGTATGACAAGAAAGCACTCGTCATTTTGAACAGAAGTTTGGCTAGGACGCAATCTAATACGTCCTTTAAGAGCAGTTTAGCAGATAACTTTGGCAGCCCTAAGGTATATGGGCCTCAAGAGAATTCAGCAACTCGAAGATCATATATACCTTTTCGAAGCAGTCGGGTTGCTAAAAAGCTGGACTCCCTCACTACACCAACTATGAATACAGCTACCGCATTCGAACAGCCTCCTCCGAATAGCGCCAAAACGATTAAAGGGAGCCCGTCGTTGTCTCTTCAACATACAGTCAGCGGAGGCTCTCAGAAAGGACCAATAGATATCCCGAAGCTTGAGTCGTCTACAAGATTGGACAATCTTTTGGGAGGCGGCCGGAAAAAGAATCGGAAGTGAGgaaaatttgcaaccatttttCTGCATGAATTGTCTATACTCCGCGACGATGCAGGGCCTCATATCTACCTTGGAAGTGGCTCGTGACTGAAAACTCGTGTTCCTGTGTCTTAAAGGTTTGTATGCGGCAAGCAATGGCGGAAActctcaaagaaaaaaagaagttgagaaaaGCTCACATACCAAGAGGCATCCTCTTACAAAAATAATGCCCCCTAAGAAGCAAGGTGCTGATAAGTCCAAGCAAAAGGCTAAGGCCAAGCTTGCCGAGGACAAGGGCTTCGGTATGAAGAATAAgaacaagtccaagaaggtACAACAGCAAATTAATCAAATGAAAAGTGGTGTCGATGGTGGACtagccaaaaagaaggaggctgAACAAAAGCGTaaggcagaagaaaagagagctGCTGAGCaagccaagaaggaagcagcagcattgTTTGGTGTTCAACAACAGAAGGTGCCATTTGGTGTCGATCCAAAATCCATCCTCtgtgaatttttcaagaatggTCTTTGTAACAAGGGCAACAAATGTAAATTCTCCCACGACGTGAATGTTGGACGTaaagatttgaagaaggatttgTACACAGATACCAGAGctgagaaagaagctgaTACTATGGACAACTGGGACGAAGAGAAGTTGAGGAAGGTCATTTTGTCCAAGCATGGTAATCCAAAGACAAGCACTGATAAGGTGTGTAAGTATTTCATCGATGCAGTGGAGAATGATAAATACGGTTGGTTCTGGGTTTGTCCCAATGGTGGTACCGAGTGTATGTACAGACATGCTTTGCCTCCCGGTTTCGTTTTGAAGACCAAGGAGCAGAAAAAACTAGAAAAGTTAGCGAAAGAGTCGGAGCCAGAAATCACGTTGGAAGAATTCATTGAGTTGGAAAGAGGTAAATTGGACAAGTCCAAGTTCACTCCTATCACGCTAGAAACGTTTGCCCagtggaagaaaaagcaaaatgagaagaaggcagagaagaaagatcagaataaaaagaaacagCGCACTGGTAAAAAGATCTTACAGGAGAAGTTCGCCGATAAGTTCTACACTGAAGAAGCTAGTGAAGATAACGAGATGGATTTGTCTTCATTCAAGCAGGTTTTGcctgatgaagaaaagctcaaagacTACGGTGACGGAACCAATGCAGAGTTCAACTAAGTTTGAGAGAGACAGGAGACATGACAGGGGATTTTATAACGCTGACTCAGTGCGAGTGACGTTTAACCAAGGTTCATCATTATACGAATATGAGAATATCTTTGCTAATATCAGTATTGATTCTCAACAAACATATATATAATATATGGCTGTTCTCAACCAGGACGGTCTGGACGATTATTAAAATGGCAAAGTAAGCTTTTATTCATCGACTGTGCTTCTCGATTGACTGCAATGACTCCAAGAAAAATTCCTCGTCATTGTCATTAAAGAATGCGATGTCGACTCCCTTGCCATCGAGTTCTTTTAATGCTATTGTGAGTCGTTGTAGCCAAAGAGCTCCTTTCTTATCGTAATCTTCTAGCTCGTAAAAGCTTCTATTACCGTGGATACTCATAACATCAATTCGGTCGCTGAGATGGTCGCTCTCAGAATCCGATTCATTCAGTGAAGCAGGACTAGGAGCTCGGTCTGAGTAGAGCCCTTGGCCATGACGTGTAGCAATATTCTTATGTATGATCTCCGTATCAGTTTGACTGGGTCTGAGGTATCTTCTTTCGGGAAGTGGTGGAGCTTTATGAATAGCCCTTCCTTTTAGAGAAGCCGGCTTTTTAGGAATCATGGGACGTAGTCGATGACTCGAGGTTTCCTCCTTGTCTTTCTCCGCTGTCTTCATGGAACTATCGGAGAGATCTATTAAATTGAAATCGTTAGTCTTTCCGATTTGCGATGCGACATGATTTGATGGCTGCTTTGATTTCCACACCTTCAATGAACGGTGTATCTCAGTAAGAATATTGTTGTCATCCACATCAGACAATGAATCATCGACGGCACGTATGTAAATAGCACGAACTTGGCCATGATATGACTTGGCAAGATCGACGTACGCTTCAAAATCGTGCTCGCCCGAATCTCCAACGCATATAAATTGTTTTTTGGGAAAATCCTCAAGTATAcgagagagagaagaccgcttctttgagcttgatgGCTCCATCAAGGAGGACATAATGTTCCCAGTGTATTGCTTGAGATGAAACGAACCTGAAGGTAGTCCCACATGGTGAAAGTATTCTTGTATAGTAGAATAGAGTTGCCATGGAGAATTGGAAACATAATGGAAAGTTGCCTTCAAACGATTAGATAGCTGATTAAACCAACTCACTACTGGCTTAAGCTCCCAAGAATCAATGTCACCCAAAAGAAGACGTCTCATGAGCTCTCTTTTCTCGCCAACAACACCAGTGAGCTTTACGGTGTCATCAATATCACTGATGACACCATAACCTTCCGTTTCGACGATGCTAACTTCCTGAAATGCACAAACAGTTTCATCCAATTTACTTTTGACTTGTATCACACTGGGCTCATAGGGAATCTCTATATCAGCTTTGAAATGTCCATTAGGGTCTGTAACAACAGAAACCAGCCGGAGATCACCATCCTTGAGAGGACTAACGGCACCAACTACAATTGCAAGTCCAGCGTTTGGTATAGATCTAgccaaaaaggaagaaagtcGTCCACGTAGGCGAACATCCATGTCCTTCAGGTTAGGAAAGGCAGCGCTTGTAGATGAGCTACcagatgttgatgttgatatGGAAATGCTGTCTGAATCATCTTGATCCGGTACAGCAACGTCTTGCGATAATTTGGGATCGTGCTCAAGGCGGTCAACTGCCACTTGAGCAGTATCGTCATTTGAGCGAGTCACTTGCTTAGCCAACGAGATAACCAAACGGTTTTTTCTAGACATTGTGCCTGGGCACCACATCCAGCCACGCACATTGACTACGTATTTATTTCCGACTTTTCTGGTGTACGATGGATACAAGGTAAACTGCGTATTTTGAGGCAACGCAGCCAACATACCAAACTCATCATACTCAATTGATTTGCTTCCGATATTGGAAGTCATCAGCGACACAGAATTGGTGATTCTCGGTAGATATGTATCCCTGGTAGCCCTTGCGAATCCCATAAGCCGCTGTTTTCTGCTCGTGGGATGGTTTGATGTCTGGGACGGCAGTCCCGACCTTTTAGGACGAGCGAACTCTTCAGACATTTTAGCAAATGTTATGCTCAAAGGACCACGGGTTCTTAGGGCACGATAATCGGAGTAAACGTTCTTGATAAAGCGAAGCGAGGAACGGCTGGGGCGAGGTTTTAGGTACTTGGTAAGGAGAGAGGCCGGAGACCTGAGCCGAGAACGTAGGCCCGCTTGTAAGCTCTTGATGTAAAATGGCTGTCTCACTTTTACAGGATAACGTCCACAGGGCCAATGTCAGtgccaaagagaaacgTGTGATTGCTTAAGAGAAGGTTGTAGGCTTTGATTAGTGCGTGTATATGTACGAGGAATGGCGAGGAATTCTAAGTTTGCAACTGCAGCGCACTCAGGTAAGAAAGTAACAAAAATACAAAGGACAGTCAAAATGGCAATATCGTCCTTAAAGGGAACTGGGAATCAAGAATGGAAACTAAGGAAATAAAAAGGGGATCAGTTTGTTTTTGTGGCAAAATCTGAGGCAATCTCGTGAGTTATGTATGTTGTCCTGCCTTAGTGAGGCTCAGGGATGCTAGAGAGAGCAATAAACATCAAATTCAGATGTTAAAGGGAACGGCAAGATGATGTAATGGTAGAAGTATAGAGATAATAGAGCTTCCAaactcttttcttttgagcGTTGCACCAGTAATAATTCTGAAGCCATAACTATGAGCACATACTATGGAGAGTCACCCGTTGTAACTTTTTTACTTGtagcctcttcttcaattcccAGGATCAAAAAAACTGCTCGCTATGTACATGATAATCAAATTGCTAGAATTATCTGATACTAGTATGAAGTGAATGACTCCACTGATTAGGTATGAGCAGTGCTATCAACCTTCCGAGCTCGGtgcttttggctgcgaaaaaaaggCAGCAGCACAAATACATGGCAAGGGAGCCCACTATCGGAAGAATCTTTCGCTCAATCCGATTTAACGCCTCTGATGTGTCAAATGAAGATCgtttcacaaaaaaaaaccaatCTTACCATTCTCAGTGTGTCCCGTTACCTGAAACATCTTGGACGCTTACTCTGAGGCTGATTGAACCTCCACAATACACATATACAAGGACCTTACACCGAACAATTGCAATgtgattttcaaaaattttgcACGCAGGCTGTCCTTTGTTTTTGTGGCCTCAATTTCCCCATTCAATATTTCGTGTCCACCCGGAGCTTCCCCGGAAATGGAAGCAGAATCAAAATCTCGGCTAGTCTCCATACACTACCGCTCTCGGGAACAAATGCCAGATAATAGGAGAGATACGTCTCGCTAGGTTCATCCTATACACTAAAATGTCGTTACAAGAGCTCTCTATCGGTAACGACCTAAAAGATCAGTACAAAAGCACCTCCAAGTGGATCAACAATGGAATCTCATGGTTGCTGGACATTGACAGCTTTTACAAAGAACGAGCTACCATTGAACAAGAATACGCCGCAAAGCTCAAAGACTTGACTAAAAGACACTTTGCTAAAAAAGCAAAACACTCATCTGCATTGTCTGTGGGAGATGAACCACAAATCACACCGGGATCATTGGAGAGCGCCTCGGTGGTGTTGTGGAATGAGGTACTCACCCAGACTGAGAATATCGCCAAAGAACGAGACCATTTGGCCAGTGAATTCACATCGAATATTGCTTTCAACGTGATTCAATTGCAGAGCAAATGCCTGAACATTGCAAAACACATAGACACGATTCACGAATTTTTAACTTCCGAGAAGACAAAGCTGGAGGAGGAGGTTGCCaaggcaaagaagcacTACGATTCCTTGTGCCAGAGTACAGAAAATGCTAGACTGAAAACCGAAAAGTCACTGAGCGATAAGTACCAACAAAGactcaaggaaaaagaagtcGACATGAATATTGGTAAGAACGCATACTTAATTTGCATCAGTCAAGCCAACCGCCTTAAAGACAAATACTACTTCCAGGACTTGCCAGAGATTCTCGACTACTATCAGGATTTGAACGAAACACGTGTGGCCATTTTAAACAAGGTGTTAAAGAATGCGTCCATAATTGAGCGTAATTCAAATGACAAAGTGAAGGACTTGCTTCATGACATAGATGCCACCATTGATCAAAACAATCCTAAGTTGGACGTTGCCATGTTTATTAAACACAATTCAAGAGCTTGGAAAGAACCGAACGACTTCGTCTTTGAACCCTGTAGCTTCTGGCACGATGATGAATCGTTGGTGACCAAAGAGCCTGAATTGACagatttgaagagaagacTCAATCTAACATTGAATAAATACAGTTCTGGAAAAGAGAGTACACTTATAGCTAAACAAAAGCTAGAGGAGGTCGCACAAAGCAGAAGCGCCTCGGAGGAGAAAGAAACTCTCAAGTTCGATCTGAGACTCGACGATGTTTTGACTTTACTTCACAAATTCATGAAGGAGGATTCAGAAAGAGTCAAACTAGAGGTTGAAATCGAGATCATTCAAAACTTCGCTGGTGATCAAGACATGTCTTATTACGAAGAAGCCAAACCGCAGAAGTCACGCTTTGGCATTTTTaaacacaaaaagaagctgccAGCAACAGATCAAGGTAGCGAGACCCAATCGCTTCATACTGTTACTAGTAATGTGACGACACATTCAGGTGGCCTTTTCAGTTTGCgcagaaagaaaacagCTGCGTCAAATGCAGAATCAGCTTATCACACATCAAGAGCTACAGCCAACTACCCATACGAGGCTTCcggtgatgatgaaattTCTCTCCGACAGGGTGAAAGTTACGATGTTGTggaggaagatgatggCTCTGGGTGGACTACTCTCAGAGATAATGCGGGTGCACAGGGATTGGCTCCAACTTCATATCTTGCTTTCATGAGTGTACCTCCCAATGAAAATGATCTGGGACAGAcaccaaaaaagaaaggacCGGCAGTTGCACCGAAACGAGGAGCTAAAAGGGTGGAATATTTGGAGGCGCTCTATGATTATACTGCAGAGGAAGACAATGAATTGACAATTAGGGCAGGAGACAAAATTGTGCTCGTACAAGCAGACACAGATGGCAGTGGATGGACTGAAGGAGAGGTTGATGGTAGAAAGGGACTATTCCCCACTGCTTACGCCAAACGCATATAATTTCAATACATATGCTACGAAACACGCATCGGATAGTTATATTTATTGCGATAAATACCACATTAGATTACAGTATTTGTCATTGAAATTGCCAGCAAGGTAAATTTGCCAGCATGACGGGCACAATCTCAACATTTACCAAAGTGCCAATGGAATGAGAAGGAAGTTGGAAGCGAAAACAAGATTTACAAGTGAGCAGTGAAACACGCTTAGTAAACGTCACCTGGAATCTCGAAGACAACCTGCTTACCGGTCAACTTGTTGTACAACTGGGAGAAGGAGTCGAGCTTGTAGTCAACGGCAGAGGAGTCCTTGGAGTCCAACAAGACCTT
This window encodes:
- a CDS encoding phosphatidate phosphatase APP1, producing MSEEFARPKRSGSPSQTSNHPTSRKQRLMGFARATRDTYLPRITNSVSSMTSNIGSKSIEYDEFGMLAALPQNTQFTLYPSYTRKVGNKYVVNVRGWMWCPGTMSRKNRLVISLAKQVTRSNDDTAQVAVDRLEHDPKLSQDVAVPDQDDSDSISISTSTSGSSSTSAAFPNSKDMDVRLRGRLSSFLARSIPNAGLAIVVGAVSPLKDGDLRSVSVVTDPNGHFKADIEIPYEPSVIQVKSKLDETVCAFQEVSIVETEGYGVISDIDDTVKLTGVVGEKRELMRRLLLGDIDSWELKPVVSWFNQLSNRLKATFHYVSNSPWQLYSTIQEYFHHVGLPSGSFHLKQYTGNIMSSLMEPSSSKKRSSLSRILEDFPKKQFICVGDSGEHDFEAYVDLAKSYHGQVRAIYIRAVDDSLSDVDDNNILTEIHRSLKVWKSKQPSNHVASQIGKTNDFNLIDLSDSSMKTAEKDKEETSSHRLRPMIPKKPASLKGRAIHKAPPLPERRYLRPSQTDTEIIHKNIATRHGQGLYSDRAPSPASSNESDSESDHLSDRIDVMSIHGNRSFYELEDYDKKGALWLQRLTIALKELDGKGVDIAFFNDNDEEFFLESLQSIEKHSR
- the BZZ1 gene encoding Bzz1p — its product is MSLQELSIGNDLKDQYKSTSKWINNGISWLSDIDSFYKERATIEQEYAAKLKDLTKRHFAKKAKHSSALSVGDEPQITPGSLESASVVLWNEVLTQTENIAKERDHLASEFTSNIAFNVIQLQSKCSNIAKHIDTIHEFLTSEKTKSEEEVAKAKKHYDSLCQSTENARSKTEKSSSDKYQQRLKEKEVDMNIGKNAYLICISQANRLKDKYYFQDLPEILDYYQDLNETRVAILNKVLKNASIIERNSNDKVKDLLHDIDATIDQNNPKLDVAMFIKHNSRAWKEPNDFVFEPCSFWHDDESLVTKEPELTDLKRRLNLTLNKYSSGKESTLIAKQKLEEVAQSRSASEEKETLKFDSRLDDVLTLLHKFMKEDSERVKLEVEIEIIQNFAGDQDMSYYEEAKPQKSRFGIFKHKKKSPATDQGSETQSLHTVTSNVTTHSGGLFSLRRKKTAASNAESAYHTSRATANYPYEASGDDEISLRQGESYDVVEEDDGSGWTTLRDNAGAQGLAPTSYLAFMSVPPNENDSGQTPKKKGPAVAPKRGAKRVEYLEALYDYTAEEDNELTIRAGDKIVLVQADTDGSGWTEGEVDGRKGLFPTAYAKRI